The following coding sequences are from one Amphiprion ocellaris isolate individual 3 ecotype Okinawa chromosome 19, ASM2253959v1, whole genome shotgun sequence window:
- the slc25a17 gene encoding peroxisomal membrane protein PMP34, producing MTMASEVFSYESLVHAVSGAVGSVTAMTVFFPLDTARLRLQVDENRKAKSTPAILAEIIKEEGLLAPYRGWFPVICSLCCSNFIYFYCFHCLKASWQKGNQSTPRTDLITGIAAGIVNVLVTTPLWVVNTRLKLQGSNFRNADIRPTNYSGILDAFVQIIRDEGVGALWNGTFPSLLLVLNPAIQFMIYEGLKRQLRKGVPRELSSLEVFLIGAVAKAVATSVTYPLQTIQSVLRFGQYNMSTEKSKLLSGLRAVKCLLLNRARRYGMLGLFKGLEAKLLQTVLTAALMFLLYEKIASCTFRAMGLSSNHYKKR from the exons atgacAATGGCCTCCGAGGTTTTTTCATATGAGAGCTTGGTTCATGCTGTATCAGGAGCAGTG GGAAGTGTGACTGCAATGACAGTATTCTTCCCTCTTGATACTGCCAGACTAAGACTTCAAG TGGATGAAAACAGGAAGGCCAAATCAACTCCAGCCATCCTGGCAGAAATTATCAAAGAGGAAGGACT ACTTGCTCCCTACAGAGGATGGTTCCCGGTCATCTGCAGCCTCTGCTGCTCCAACTTTATCTACTTCTACTGCTTCCACTGCCTAAAGGCCAGCTGGCAGAAGGGAAACCAGTCAACACCCAGAACTGACTTAATCACAGGCATCGCTGCAG GTATTGTGAATGTATTAGTGACCACCCCTCTGTGGGTGGTCAATACCAGACTGAAGCTTCAGGGCTCCAACTTTCGCAATGCAGACATCCGGCCCACCAACTACTCTGGCATTCTTG atgcATTTGTGCAGATCATCCGTGATGAGGGTGTGGGAGCGCTGTGGAATGGGACCTTCCCATCCCTGCTGCTGGTGCTGAATCCTGCCATCCAGTTCATGATTTACGAAGGCCTGAAGAGACAGCTAAGaaaaggagttcccagagag CTGTCATCTCTGGAGGTCTTCTTGATCGGTGCTGTTGCCAAAGCTGTTGCCACCTCTGTTACGTACCCACTGCAGACGATACAGTCAGTTCTCAGG TTTGGTCAGTACAACATGTCAACAGAGAAGTCAAAGCTACTGTCCGGTCTCAGGGCTGTCAAATGTCTGCTGCTCAATAGGGCGAG GAGGTACGGCATGTTGGGTCTGTTTAAAGGCCTGGAGGCCaagctgctgcagacagtgctgacTGCTGCCCTCATGTTTCTTCTCTATGAGAAGATTGCCAGCTGTACCTTCAGAGCCATGGGACTGAGCAGCAACCACTACAAGAAACGTTAG
- the rpusd1 gene encoding RNA pseudouridylate synthase domain-containing protein 1, protein MSCVSLSLHMMTTEPASLESLRVLYQSDDYIVVDKHWDIRIDSKMWYEKQTVQAQLRHHFPQLADPSTYYGFRFCHQLDFSTSGALCVALNKAAAGRAYCCFKDRTVTKVYLALLRGWIEEETQTLDFSIGKNSTEGQTHMMCIEGTEGCENPKPCQTELTALEYGMYDGDPVTKVLLQPLTGRTHQLRVHCSAIGHPIVGDFTYSSGTDDAPYRMMLHAHLLHIPLEHQPVHVTAGDPFVPTTDPKWVPEHSLRTLTATVESLLERRVEQDRKSKEEERKRARREGERRKQSKEQRTEEENDEQRRRCQEWLTEWAGD, encoded by the exons ATGAGTTGTGTTAGTTTATCGCTGCACATGATGACCACAGAGCCTGCTAGCTTGGAGAGCCTGCGTGTGCTGTACCAGAGTGATGACTACATTGTGGTGGACAAACATTGGGACATCCGCATTGACAGCAAGATGTGGTACGAGAAACAGACTGTGCAGGCACAGCTTCGGCACCACTTCCCTCAGCTGGCAGACCCTAGCACCTACTATGGATTTAG GTTCTGTCATCAGCTGGATTTCTCCACCAGCGGGGCTCTTTGTGTTGCCCTCAATAAGGCTGCTGCCGGCCGGGCTTACTGCTGCTTCAAGGATCGCACTGTCACCAAAGTCTACCTTGCTCTG CTACGTGGGTGGATTGAAGAGGAGACACAAACTCTGGACTTCTCCATTGGCAAGAACTCCACAGAGGGACAAACACATATGATGTGTATTGAGGGAACAGAAG GTTGTGAGAACCCTAAGCCTTGCCAAACTGAGCTGACAGCGCTGGAATATGGGATGTATGATGGAGATCCTGTCACTAAGGTGCTTCTGCAGCCACTTACTG GCCGAACCCACCAGTTAAGGGTCCACTGCAGTGCTATAGGTCACCCCATCGTCGGGGACTTTACCTACAGCTCGGGAACAGACGACGCTCCGTACCGCATGATGCTGCACGCTCACCTCCTCCACATTCCCCTGGAACACCAGCCCGTGCACGTCACTGCTGGAGACCCCTTTGTCCCCACAACAGATCCCAAGTGGGTACCAGAGCATTCCTTACGGACACTGACAGCTACTGTGGAGAGTCTGCTGGAGCGCAGGGTGGAACAGGACAGGAAGagtaaagaggaggagagaaagagagcgaggagagagggggagaggaggAAACAAAGCAAGGAGCAGAGGACTGAGGAGGAGAACGATGAGCAGAGGAGGCGGTGTCAGGAGTGGCTGACCGAATGGGCTGGAGACTGA